A stretch of DNA from Paenibacillus sp. FSL W8-0186:
GTCATCATAGGTTTGGACGGGGGCAACCATGGTCACCTGAACGTCTTCATCCCACTCAAGCACAAGCCCCGCCTTCGCCGTCTTGACCTTCAGGCCCTTATTCTTAATCGAGAGCAGCAAGGACTCAAACGTCTTCGTATTTGCTTGAATCTTCGGCATATAAATTTCCCCGATATCAACATGGTCGATCACCCGGTCCAATCCGCCGATATGATCTGCATCCGGATGCGTGCCGATCACGATGTCCAAGCGGTTAACGCCGTACTCCTTTAAATAATCAAGCATCGCCTGCTCTCGGTCATTATTCCCTGCATCGATCAGCATCGTCTTCCCCGAAGGGCTGATCAGCAATTGGGATGCCCCTTGACCTACATCGAGAAAAATAACCCGCAGACGGCCCTCATTCTGCCTGGAGCCGCTGCTTGTATCGGCAGGACTCCCTAGTTCTAATTCCAGAGCACAGCCAGATAACATCAGCACGACAGCCAAAATACTTACGAACATTCTTAACTGAAATTTAAAAATCGAACGACACTTCTTCATGGATGATCATTGTCCTTTTCTAGTTGCTCTAACCTTGCGCCATGACAACGAAACAATTAGAACATTTGTTCCACTTATTATATTAAATGCTCCAGCCAGAATCAACCATTAGCTTGTAACCTTTATCTGCGAAAATAATGCAAAAGCACTTCAGCCAAATCGCTGAAGTGCTTTTAGAATTGGAGAATACGGGATAAATGAGTCTTATTATTTCACTGTTACTGAAATGGTAACCGTCTTGCCGCCGAACTTTCCTTTGATCGACGCCGTGCCTTTGCCTACCGCCTCGATTTTGCCCCCAGTCACTTTAGCTACGGACGGTTTGGAGCTGGTCCATTCTGCGCTGCCGGTTACAATCGCCGTCGCACCGGTATCATATTCGGCCTTTACGACAACCGATTTGATTCCTCCAGGAGCTAATGCTAGCTTCTTCTCGTCTACGGTCAGCTTGGTCAGCTTAGGAACAACCTTCACGTTGACGCTGACGTTATGACCCTGATAAGATCCGCTCAATGTAGCCGAGCCTTCGCCAACCGCCTTGACGGACGAGGAACTGATTGTGGCTACGTCCGTATTGGAGGATTGCCAGTTCATTTTCGTGGACAGCGTTACTTTCTGGCCGTTCGAATAATAGCCGGTTACTTTGATCGACTTGGATTTCTTCAGGTTAAGTTCGATATTCACCGGCTCTACGACAACCTTCGTAATTTTTTGCTCGACTGTCATCGGGATGCTGATCGTCTTGTTCGAGTACGTTCCTTTTAAAGTCGCCGATCCTTTGATCAGGCCTTTGATCGTTTTGCCGTTTGCGGAATCTTTGATCACCGCATTGCTGTTCGAAATCGTCCAAGTAATTTCGCTGGCGATATCTGCCTCTTCATTTCCGTCCTCATATACGACAGCTACTTTAGGGAACGGGCTTTCCTCGCCAACGACCAGGTTCAGCTTCTCTTCCTCGCTGATCAGCGCCAGAACCTTTTCCTTGACCGTCACTTCCACCTCAACCGAACTGTTGCGAATGGAGTGGGCCGATCCGGCTGTAACCTTGGATTCTGGAAGCTTCGCCGTAATTATTACCTTGCCCGCATCCTTCGCCACGATTTTGCCATCCTCGATTTTGACGATATCCTCATTGCTGGAGGACCAAATCACTTCCTTGCTGAAATCTAATTCTGTATCATCCAGCTTGGTTGCTTTGATTTTCGGTACGTTCAGCGATTCATTCTTGAGTAATTCCAGCTCGCTTTTGTCCGCCTCAAGCTTCGTAATGGTCGGTTGAACCGTCACATTCATAGTTCTGTTTACGCCACGATAGCTGACTTTGATTGTGGATGTTCCGACTGCTTTTGGAGAAATAATTCCTTTATCCACCGTTACAGCCAGAGGGTTGGAGGATGTCCACTCAGCTGCAGCGGTAACATCATCCGTCGAATTGGCCCCGCTTCTAACCTCTGCCTTTGCCTCCAGCTGCTCGCCGATGAACAGGAATTGCTCGGACGAAGGGTTAAGGATGATCACTTCATACGGTGTACGTACATAGACGTCCACTTGACCCTTGGCTCCGAGATATTCGGCTGTAATCGTCGCTTTACCGATGGCTACTGGTTTGATCTTGCCATCCTCAACGGTAGCGATGCTCTTGTCGGATGTAGACCATTCAGCTTTGTCGGATACATCCACTGTCGATTGGCTGCTCGACAAAGTGGAAGTGGCTTTCACCTCAATCCCACTATCGCCGACAAGCAGTTCGATATCCTCTGCCTTTTCATCATTGCTTGCATATACGAGATTCAGTTCCGAGTACGGGGAAGAGACTGTGGCCTCGAAAGAAGCCGTCAATCCGGAATATTTGGCCGTAATCGTCGCTTTACCTTCTGCAACAAGCTTAATTTTACCTTTATCGATCGTGAGCACGGACGTATTGGAAGAAGTCCACTGCGCATCTTGAGTTACGTCAGCCAGCGTACCGTTCGTGTTCTCAACGACGGCCTGGGCTTTAACATTCAGATCCGCTTCATCCGCTCCAAGCTTATATTTACCATTCAGCGAATACTCCAAAGTCAAATCCTTGTATGTATCCACCGCTTTGACGGTAATCGTATCTACCGCGGAATCGTTATAGACAGCGGTAATTGTAGCAGTTCCGCTCTTTAGCGGCGTTAGAAGACCATTGTCTACTTTAATGGTATCCGGCTGATCCGATGACCAGCTGACGGCACGGGTAATGTCCTTTTTGACCGAGGAGCCCTCGACCGTCGCCCATACCTTCAATTGCTTCGTTCCTTTGCCAACCGTAAGTTCTAGCGTTGCACCGGAGCCTTCAATATCAATCGATAAGACATCGCCGGAGGCAGCAAAGACGCTAGTCGGGAATACAGCGGCAATGAGCAGCACCATGGTCAGGAGCCACTTCGTCATTTTCCTGTTCGGAATCATCCATTTCTCTCCTTTGTTGTCATTTATAGCCGGAAATTCAATCCAGCTCTACTGAAATTATATCGACA
This window harbors:
- a CDS encoding ComEC/Rec2 family competence protein, which produces MFVSILAVVLMLSGCALELELGSPADTSSGSRQNEGRLRVIFLDVGQGASQLLISPSGKTMLIDAGNNDREQAMLDYLKEYGVNRLDIVIGTHPDADHIGGLDRVIDHVDIGEIYMPKIQANTKTFESLLLSIKNKGLKVKTAKAGLVLEWDEDVQVTMVAPVQTYDDKNNMSAVVKVVYGNTSYLLTGDAERQSEKDMIESGADLQADVMLIGHHGSKSSTTLSFLKKVAPQYGVIQVGENNYGHPTSTVLDRLSKQGIEVYRNDLHGTVEIASDGHTYRITTER